In Firmicutes bacterium ASF500, a single genomic region encodes these proteins:
- the sasA_16 gene encoding Adaptive-response sensory-kinase SasA — protein sequence MAKPTRLEDQVKIRGIRRRWLLNSVAIVLLILALAIGAFAAMLWSYYYTGTEDDLLRKASASANGFRMYTRTDYRAAAQQTVNSYEDKGQLELQFLDTAGAVLYSGNDLTAGSTPNTPDIQKALNERTASPWKGRDPATGERILAASSPVIYQGEIVGVIRYVTSLSSIDRQFIFAMTVITAIALGIFAMVYFSNLYFVRSIVEPLAGITEIAQVIADGSYGVQIEKKYDDEIGELTDAINNMSLKIRQAERTRSEFISSVSHELRTPLTAITGWAETIQSGELRSEADIRKGMGIIVSEAKRLSNMVEELLEFSRIEDGRFTLSVEPLDLKAELEDAVYTYTEFFREEGITLEYTDGPEEELPISGDPERLRQVFCNLLDNAAKHGGAGKRIHVTLFQEGAEAVIRIRDYGPGAPEEELPYLKNKFYKGSSKARGSGIGLAVCEEIVTRHEGRMDVGNAEGGGFLVTIRLPLEN from the coding sequence ATGGCCAAACCCACAAGATTAGAGGACCAGGTAAAAATCCGGGGCATCCGGCGGCGGTGGCTGCTGAACAGCGTGGCCATTGTGCTGTTGATTCTGGCTCTGGCCATCGGGGCTTTTGCCGCCATGCTGTGGAGCTATTACTACACCGGCACGGAGGACGACCTGCTTCGGAAGGCCAGCGCGTCGGCCAACGGCTTCCGGATGTACACCCGCACCGACTATCGGGCGGCGGCCCAGCAGACGGTGAACAGCTATGAGGACAAGGGTCAGCTGGAGCTACAATTTCTGGACACTGCCGGGGCGGTGCTCTACTCGGGCAACGACCTGACCGCCGGCAGCACCCCCAACACGCCGGATATCCAAAAGGCTCTGAACGAGCGGACCGCCAGCCCCTGGAAGGGGCGGGACCCGGCCACCGGAGAGCGCATCCTGGCCGCCTCCAGCCCGGTGATCTATCAGGGGGAGATCGTGGGCGTGATCCGCTATGTCACCTCCCTGTCCAGCATCGACCGGCAGTTCATCTTCGCCATGACGGTAATCACCGCCATCGCCCTGGGTATCTTCGCCATGGTGTACTTCTCCAACCTCTATTTCGTCCGCTCCATCGTGGAGCCCCTGGCCGGAATCACCGAGATCGCCCAGGTCATTGCCGACGGCAGCTACGGCGTCCAGATTGAGAAAAAGTATGACGACGAGATCGGCGAGCTCACCGACGCCATCAACAACATGTCTCTAAAAATTCGCCAGGCGGAGAGGACCCGGAGCGAGTTTATCTCCTCCGTCTCCCACGAGCTGCGCACCCCCCTCACCGCCATCACCGGCTGGGCGGAGACCATCCAGAGCGGCGAGCTCCGTTCCGAGGCGGACATCCGCAAGGGCATGGGTATCATCGTGTCCGAGGCCAAGCGGCTGAGCAACATGGTGGAGGAGCTGCTGGAGTTCTCTCGCATTGAGGACGGACGCTTCACCCTGTCGGTGGAGCCCCTGGACCTGAAGGCGGAGCTGGAGGACGCGGTGTATACCTACACCGAGTTCTTCCGCGAGGAGGGCATTACACTGGAGTACACCGACGGCCCGGAGGAGGAGCTCCCGATCTCCGGCGACCCGGAGCGGCTGCGCCAGGTGTTCTGCAACCTGCTGGACAACGCCGCCAAGCACGGCGGGGCCGGCAAGCGTATCCACGTCACCCTGTTCCAGGAGGGGGCGGAGGCGGTCATCCGTATCCGGGACTATGGCCCCGGCGCGCCGGAGGAGGAGCTCCCGTACCTGAAAAACAAATTTTACAAAGGCAGCTCCAAGGCCCGGGGCTCCGGCATCGGCCTGGCTGTGTGTGAGGAGATCGTCACCCGCCACGAGGGCCGGATGGACGTGGGCAACGCCGAGGGCGGCGGCTTCCTGGTCACCATCCGCCTGCCCCTGGAGAACTGA
- the prmC gene encoding Release factor glutamine methyltransferase has protein sequence MATTYNNLFLDTRARLKRAGVESAQLEAREIICFAADKTREQFYRDMMLYASGEMERRVEELVQRRLSGEPVAYIIGEWEFYGLPLDISREVLIPRMDTELLAERGILKARESGEGARILDLCAGSGCVGLAIAANAPECRVVLGELSEGALRVCKQNVRRTELNARVTCLGVNALEAPSSSLWDFDAIVCNPPYIPSGDISGLDVSVKDYEPHMALDGGEDGLDFYRAIAAKWKPALRLGGALIFEVGLGQAPSVEDILYQNGYEDVKVLPDTQGILRVVEGTVNN, from the coding sequence ATGGCCACCACCTATAACAATCTATTTCTTGATACCCGGGCCCGTTTGAAGCGGGCGGGGGTGGAGTCCGCCCAGCTGGAGGCCCGGGAGATTATCTGCTTCGCGGCGGACAAGACACGGGAGCAGTTCTACCGGGATATGATGCTCTATGCCTCGGGAGAGATGGAGCGGCGGGTGGAGGAGCTGGTCCAGCGCCGTCTGTCGGGGGAGCCGGTGGCCTACATCATCGGGGAGTGGGAGTTCTACGGCCTGCCCCTGGATATCTCCCGGGAGGTGCTCATCCCCCGGATGGACACAGAGCTGCTGGCGGAGCGGGGCATCCTCAAGGCACGGGAATCGGGGGAGGGAGCCCGGATTCTGGACCTGTGCGCCGGGAGCGGCTGCGTGGGACTGGCCATCGCCGCCAACGCCCCGGAGTGCCGGGTGGTGCTGGGCGAGCTGTCCGAGGGCGCTCTGCGGGTGTGCAAGCAGAACGTCCGCCGCACCGAGCTCAACGCCCGGGTCACCTGCCTGGGGGTCAACGCCCTGGAGGCCCCCAGCTCCAGCCTGTGGGACTTCGACGCCATCGTGTGCAACCCGCCCTATATCCCCAGCGGGGATATCTCCGGGCTGGATGTCTCCGTGAAGGACTACGAGCCCCATATGGCCCTGGACGGCGGCGAGGACGGACTGGATTTTTACCGGGCCATCGCCGCCAAATGGAAGCCCGCCCTGCGTCTGGGGGGCGCACTCATCTTTGAGGTGGGCCTTGGTCAGGCCCCCTCCGTGGAGGACATCCTGTACCAAAACGGCTATGAGGATGTGAAGGTTCTCCCCGACACCCAAGGCATCCTGCGGGTGGTGGAAGGGACGGTCAATAATTAG
- the recA_2 gene encoding Protein RecA: MAQKKPMIESAAPAADKKKALETCLAQLDKTYGKGTVMRLGENTGVVVDAIPTGSLSLDIALGIGGVPKGRIIEVYGPESSGKTTLALHIVAEAQKRGGEVAFIDAEHALDPSYARALGVDIDSMLISQPDTGEQGLEICEALVRSGAIDVVVVDSVAALTPRAEIEGDMGDSHVGLLARLMSQALRKLAGSIAKTNCIVIFINQLREKVGVMYGNPEVTTGGRALKFYASVRIDVRKIEAIKVGTELIGNRTRAKIVKNKVAPPFREAEFEILYGEGISKWGEMVDLAVKLDIIQKSGSWFSMGETRIGQGRDAAKQFLKDNPDVAAEVEEQVRSNSFKLMSKQSQTAAKAAGRAVDVSADDFDDGAPADEG; encoded by the coding sequence ATGGCACAGAAGAAACCCATGATCGAGTCGGCCGCGCCGGCCGCGGACAAGAAGAAGGCGCTGGAAACCTGCCTGGCCCAGCTGGACAAGACCTACGGCAAGGGCACCGTCATGCGTCTGGGGGAGAACACCGGCGTGGTGGTGGACGCCATCCCCACCGGCTCCCTGTCTCTGGACATCGCTCTGGGCATCGGCGGCGTGCCCAAGGGCCGCATCATCGAGGTCTACGGCCCTGAGTCCTCCGGCAAGACCACCCTGGCCCTCCATATCGTGGCCGAGGCCCAGAAGCGCGGGGGCGAGGTGGCCTTCATCGACGCTGAGCACGCCCTGGACCCCAGCTACGCCCGGGCCCTGGGTGTGGACATCGACTCCATGCTGATCTCCCAGCCCGACACCGGCGAGCAGGGCTTGGAGATCTGTGAGGCCCTGGTCCGCTCCGGAGCCATCGACGTGGTAGTGGTGGACTCGGTGGCCGCGCTGACCCCCCGGGCGGAGATTGAGGGCGACATGGGCGACAGCCATGTGGGTCTGCTGGCCCGGCTGATGAGTCAGGCCCTGCGGAAGCTGGCCGGCTCCATCGCCAAGACCAACTGCATTGTCATCTTTATCAACCAGCTCCGGGAAAAGGTGGGCGTGATGTACGGCAACCCGGAGGTGACCACCGGAGGCCGGGCGCTGAAATTCTACGCCTCCGTCCGCATCGACGTGCGGAAGATCGAGGCCATCAAGGTGGGCACCGAGCTGATCGGCAACCGCACCCGGGCCAAGATCGTGAAGAACAAGGTAGCTCCCCCCTTCCGGGAGGCGGAGTTTGAAATTCTCTACGGCGAGGGTATTTCCAAGTGGGGTGAGATGGTGGATCTGGCCGTCAAGCTGGACATTATCCAGAAGTCGGGCTCCTGGTTCTCCATGGGCGAGACCCGCATCGGCCAGGGCCGGGACGCCGCCAAGCAGTTTTTGAAGGACAACCCCGACGTAGCCGCCGAGGTGGAGGAGCAGGTCCGGTCCAACTCCTTCAAGCTGATGAGCAAGCAGTCCCAGACCGCCGCCAAGGCCGCCGGGAGGGCGGTGGATGTCTCCGCCGACGACTTCGACGACGGCGCTCCGGCGGACGAGGGATGA
- the recX gene encoding Regulatory protein RecX: protein MVIEELKPSKHVEGRWLAVLEDGSILRVGEGEVVGFALYAGKELSEEEAERLQDAARRSGLKAKAIELLMRKPQSRRELGRKLREWEAGEEEIEAICDRMEELGYLNEPEYAGRIVRHYAQKGFGERKIRDELYRRGVPRELWDEALSQIEDNGPAIDAFLEKKLKGSRDPKDVKRASDALARRGYRWPEISDALRRYGMEVYD from the coding sequence ATGGTAATTGAAGAATTAAAGCCCTCCAAGCACGTGGAGGGCCGTTGGCTGGCGGTGCTGGAGGACGGCTCCATCCTGCGGGTGGGCGAGGGCGAGGTGGTCGGCTTTGCCCTCTACGCGGGCAAGGAGCTGTCCGAGGAGGAGGCGGAGCGCCTCCAGGATGCCGCCCGCCGCAGCGGCCTGAAGGCCAAGGCCATCGAGCTGCTAATGCGAAAGCCCCAGTCCCGGAGGGAGCTGGGGCGGAAGCTGAGGGAGTGGGAGGCCGGCGAGGAGGAGATTGAGGCCATCTGCGACCGGATGGAGGAGCTGGGCTACCTCAACGAGCCGGAGTATGCCGGGCGGATTGTCCGGCACTACGCCCAGAAGGGCTTCGGCGAGCGGAAAATTCGGGACGAGCTCTACCGCCGGGGCGTCCCCCGGGAGCTGTGGGACGAGGCCCTGTCCCAGATCGAGGACAACGGCCCCGCCATTGACGCCTTTTTGGAAAAGAAGCTCAAGGGCAGTCGCGACCCAAAGGACGTGAAAAGGGCCTCCGACGCCCTGGCCCGCCGGGGCTACCGCTGGCCCGAGATCAGCGACGCCCTGCGGCGGTACGGTATGGAGGTCTACGACTAG